The following coding sequences lie in one Crassostrea angulata isolate pt1a10 chromosome 10, ASM2561291v2, whole genome shotgun sequence genomic window:
- the LOC128166393 gene encoding uncharacterized protein LOC128166393 — translation MAGVSLKLFAVVLIVSVKPVCPLTKAPIRDTEYGEVQGMVTTPIQGRSVANYLGIPYAKPPINNLRFEKTQRPDPWDEVKVTDELPPACPQTPDMTYVNLHSKGFNKEDEDCLYINVFVPLRGPAKMAVFVYVHGGSNRVGMGAMLRGDILAAFGDIIVVNFNYRLGSLGFYAARKEGLTGNYGFFDQVTALNWVKDNIANFGGDPDMITIAGHSAGAADVGFHVISPLSKGLFRRAMIMSGSPIAFWGLAAPHWKPGYNIAEYCDRELCPRNRDPRDFRDYLMKLPWETFTKREVTPIPTDYTEVLTFPVSIVDGEFITERPETAIPARRTNCESFVFSVTRDEGSIDVKFVLDNMKKKTGKFDEETFREVLKWYKPIYPNVPNLRDLILHEYGGWEKFPNHTEETSVLERYTKMESDIVFVAPMVKLADLLTSADVKDITFFSFDYRSPSSPLQEWEGVPHGADLFYIFGIPYTGVPPYNKQDIEASSLMMTMWSNYVKTGIFSTNSTPFVKYQNSRSFSNLLLEDGNLTVRSQDNYNAQRMAFWNSLLPTLGNSRSATCSSAGRPHPVVSLVTSAICFTCALYVCKGFLNSKLSRHNKNIFRWKAQLRRFCDSSHDQCSITTDFTCLEQKGQVAPGRYDELIDVFGNVDPRAVDIIRNTAAKFAEIEKEIQELKTSKKRYALLRSKIKQSEITSAHLENMYYILHHVLQHSKASHSWENDLQQVANDVTMQVSNNKPGKAQKWRSIINREELKKSIIEKGNSLSKTHEMSLDVLIHINLFIGTFTKTTQYSLETIKPDGLYVQGHEQKSYSPDCAGRAVGNFLITVFALLGYDMHKATISTDMVFVNEEMFEKALKRRWPIPPSLNVTTSDEKVPAVNTTEPVHYNVVFSYQWDSREVVQKVKHYLEKNKVTCWVDTDHVTGDKRPAVENAIEEADLCLMFYSFKYFISKNCRQEAEYAGKLGKIIIPVKVNRDYDPKGWLGNIVGAKRVFEFSGKYPFERQAPELLTQIRICLKNLPPKPTKDDETTKDSSRERKPQVDGDNLGMEYLHLIGRIQTKVRPGIGQLTCKDGRIWVGNGDNLLVCIDQEGIEMETVCLGQGQLKYHALAEEGNVYLINQNSLMKRVRRQLRPFISYFANGDTPMCVARSSENGDLIIGLYNQEEKRCKVARYSDTGKEMFVVENDLEGQAILEWPLQITTKKNDQICICDSKKGLVVLEGSGKHLCTYSIDNPCGLCVDNEDRVLVCNGSNRIYVISPEGQLLRPYRVNKHRATAISVLLNSSLLVGFKKSGTIEVYRYDLHGINDT, via the exons CGGGGGCCAGCTAAGATGGCGGTGTTTGTTTACGTTCACGGGGGCTCCAACCGAGTAGGAATGGGGGCGATGTTGAGAGGAGATATTCTGGCGGCATTCGGAGACATCAttgttgttaattttaattaccGTCTAGGTTCCCTGG GATTCTATGCGGCGAGGAAGGAGGGTTTGACGGGGAATTATGGGTTCTTTGACCAGGTGACAGCCTTGAATTGGGTCAAGGACAATATCGCCAATTTTGGAGGTGACCCGGATATGATTACTATCGCCGGACACAGCGCAGGCGCAGCTGACGTCGGGTTTCACGTGATTTCGCCATTAAGCAAAG GGCTGTTCCGCCGCGCCATGATAATGAGCGGGTCCCCGATCGCATTCTGGGGGTTAGCCGCCCCCCACTGGAAGCCGGGCTACAACATTGCGGAGTACTGCGACAGAGAGCTGTGTCCCAGAAACAGAGACCCGCGGGATTTCCGGGACTATTTGATGAAACTTCCCTGGGAAACGTTCACCAAGCGCGAGGTCACGCCCATTCCTACTGAC TACACGGAAGTGCTGACGTTTCCGGTCTCCATTGTTGACGGCGAATTCATCACTGAGCGCCCGGAAACGGCCATTCCAGCCAGGAGAACCAACTGTGAATCGTTCGTCTTCTCTGTGACAAGGGACGAGGGCTCCATTGACG TGAAGTTTGTGCTGGataatatgaagaaaaagaCTGGCAAATTTGATGAGGAAACTTTCCGTGAAGTTTTAAAGTGGTACAAACCCATCTATCCCAACGTTCCAAACCTTAGAG ACCTTATTCTACACGAGTACGGAGGGTGGGAAAAGTTTCCTAACCACACAGAAGAAACCAGTGTACTGGAGCGCTACACAAAG ATGGAGAGTGACATTGTCTTTGTGGCTCCAATGGTCAAGCTCGCTGACCTTCTGACGTCGGCAGATGTCAAGGACATCACTTTCTTTTCCTTTGACTACCGGTCGCCGTCCTCCCCATTACAGGAGTGGGAGG GAGTTCCCCATGGTGCAGATCTGTTCTACATATTTGGTATTCCGTACACTGGAGTACCTCCTTACAACAAACAAGACATAGAGGCCAGTAGTCTGATGATGACCATGTGGTCCAACTACGTCAAAACAGG gaTATTTTCAACTAACTCTACGCCATTTGTAAAGTACCAGAACTCTAGATCCTTCAGCAATTTGTTATTGGAGGACGGGAACTTGACTGTTAGATCCCAGGACAACTACAATGCCCAGAGAATGGCCTTCTGGAACTCCTTACTGCCTACCCTGGGGAATTCCCGCTCGGCCACCTGCTCTTCCGCCGGGCGACCCCACCCAGTGGTCTCCCTTGTTACCAGTGCCATCTGTTTTACGTGTGCACTTTACGTGTGCAAA GGTTTCCTGAACTCTAAGCTCTCACGACACAACAAGAACATCTTCCGATGGAAGGCCCAGTTACGACGGTTCTGCGATTCGTCGCATGACCAGTGCTCCATTACGACTGACTTCACCTGTCTGGAGCAGAAGGGACAGGTGGCGCCCGGCAGGTACGACGAGCTGATAGACGTGTTCGGTAACGTGGACCCCCGGGCCGTGGACATCATCCGTAATACAGCCGCCAAGTTCGCGGAAATTGAGAAAGAGATACAGG aattaaagACATCAAAGAAGCGCTATGCTTTGTTACGGTCAAAGATTAaacaaagcgagataacttCAGCCCATTTAGAGAACATGTACTATATACTGCACCACGTGCTACAACACAGCAAAGCGTCACACAGCTGGGAGAACGACCTACAACAAGTAGctaatgacgtcacaatgcaagTGTCCAACAATAAGCCGGGAAAAGCACAGAAATGGAGATCAATTATAAACAGAGAGGAACTGAAGAAGTCGATCATAGAGAAAGGAAATTCATTATCCAAGACACATGAAATGAGTCTGGACGTTTTGATACATATCAATTTGTTCATAGGTACTTTTACAAAGACTACCCAGTACTCTCTGGAAACTATTAAGCCGGATGGGCTGTATGTGCAAGGTCACGAACAAAAGTCCTATAGCCCGGACTGCGCCGGAAGAGCGGTGGGCAATTTTCTGATTACTGTCTTTGCTTTGCTAGGATACGATATGCACAAGGCCACTATATCAACAGACATGGTGTTTGTGAACGAGGAGATGTTTGAGAAAGCTTTAAAGCGGCGCTGGCCAATTCCACCAAGTTTGAACGTAACGACTTCAGACG AAAAAGTCCCTGCAGTGAATACTACAGAACCAGTTCACTACAATGTGGTGTTTAGTTACCAGTGGGATTCTAGAGAGGTCGTTCAAAAGGTCAAACATTACCTGGAAAAGAACAAAGTCACGTGTTGGGTTGACACGGATCACGTGACAGGAGACAAGCGTCCAGCAGTAGAAAATGCGATAGAGGAAGCAGACCTTTGCCTTATGTTTTACTCTTTTAAGTACTTCATCAGCAAGAACTGCCGACAAG AGGCGGAGTATGCTGGTAAGCTGGGGAAGATCATCATTCCCGTCAAAGTAAACAGAGACTACGACCCCAAGGGCTGGCTGGGAAACATAGTTGGCGCTAAACGCGTGTTCGAATTTTCTGGAAAGTATCCCTTTGAACGACAAGCCCCGGAGCTTTTAACACAAATTCGCATCTGTCTGAAAAACCTTCCGCCGAAACCGACAAAGGACGACGAGACGACGAAAG ATTCCAGTAGAGAGCGGAAGCCACAAGTTGATGGAGATAACTTAG GTATGGAATATCTTCATCTGATCGGTAGGATACAAACCAAAGTCCGACCCGGGATCGGACAGCTCACTTGTAAAGATGGCCGGATCTGGGTCGGAAATGGGGACAATCTATTGGTCTGTATCGATCAGGAGGGAATCGAAATGGAAACCGTGTGTCTAGGACAAGGACAGCTCAAGTACCACGCCTTGGCGGAGGAAGGGAACGTTTATCTCATTAACCAGAACAGTCTGATGAAGCGAGTGCGGAGGCAGTTACGTCCCTTTATTTCTTACTTTGCAAACGGGGATACGCCTATGTGTGTAGCTCGTTCTTCCGAAAATGGCGACCTAATCATAGGACTTTATAATCAGGAGGAAAAACGATGTAAAGTAGCGAGATATAGCGACACAGGAAAAGAAATGTTCGTAGTAGAAAACGATTTAGAGGGCCAGGCTATTTTAGAGTGGCCTCTTCAAATAACTACTAAGAAAAACGATCAAATTTGTATTTGTGATTCTAAAAAGGGGTTGGTAGTGCTGGAGGGGTCCGGAAAACACCTGTGTACCTATTCGATTGACAACCCCTGTGGTCTATGTGTGGACAATGAGGACAGAGTATTAGTTTGTAATGGAAGCAACCGGATATACGTCATTTCACCGGAAGGACAATTGCTGCGCCCATACCGTGTCAACAAACACCGAGCGACGGCCATTAGTGTTCTACTTAATTCAAGTTTGCTTGTAGGTTTTAAAAAGTCGGGTACAATAGAAGTGTATCGTTATGATTTACACGGAATAAACGATACCTGa